One Micromonospora eburnea genomic region harbors:
- a CDS encoding maleylpyruvate isomerase N-terminal domain-containing protein, giving the protein MQNILDFPEVLRLIEDRSAAFRAAIASAPDLDVQVPTCPDWTLRELAQHLGDGRRRQAAIIAAGPGAEPPARTDPKGAPTAPRDREALDAWLAESTELMLDAMREAGPDRGCWTWWGRSQAPETSGAVARHQIQEIAVHTYDVQLTQGAAQPLPTDVAVEGVDEFLTTVSATTVPWPFKPATIDLHTTEGRSWRLTLNADGVRCDDLAADVEPGDMAMRGAASELVLYFYQRVPLDGLETTGDTEPMEQLADWDPNA; this is encoded by the coding sequence GTGCAAAACATTTTGGACTTTCCCGAGGTCCTGCGGCTGATCGAAGACCGCTCGGCCGCGTTCCGCGCCGCGATCGCGTCCGCCCCCGACCTTGACGTCCAGGTCCCGACCTGCCCCGACTGGACGCTGCGCGAACTGGCGCAGCACCTCGGCGACGGCCGCCGCCGCCAGGCCGCCATCATCGCGGCGGGCCCGGGCGCTGAGCCCCCGGCGAGGACGGACCCGAAGGGCGCCCCGACCGCGCCCCGCGACCGCGAAGCCCTGGACGCCTGGCTCGCCGAGTCGACCGAGCTCATGCTCGACGCGATGCGCGAGGCCGGCCCGGACCGCGGCTGCTGGACCTGGTGGGGCCGGTCGCAGGCACCGGAGACCAGCGGAGCCGTGGCCCGGCACCAGATCCAGGAGATCGCCGTCCACACCTACGACGTCCAGCTCACCCAGGGGGCCGCACAGCCGCTGCCGACGGACGTCGCGGTCGAGGGCGTGGACGAGTTCCTGACGACCGTCTCGGCGACGACCGTCCCCTGGCCGTTCAAGCCGGCGACCATCGACCTGCATACGACCGAGGGCCGCTCCTGGCGGCTGACCCTCAACGCCGACGGCGTCCGCTGCGACGACCTCGCCGCCGACGTGGAGCCGGGCGACATGGCGATGCGAGGCGCAGCGAGCGAACTGGTCCTCTACTTCTACCAGCGCGTCCCGCTCGACGGCCTGGAGACCACCGGCGACACCGAGCCGATGGAGCAGCTCGCAGACTGGGACCCGAACGCTTAA
- a CDS encoding LuxR C-terminal-related transcriptional regulator, producing the protein MRVVIAEDLVLLRDGLVRMLTAYGFEVVAAVDDGAGLAETLVSVRPDVAVVDVRLPPTFTDEGVRAVIAARRAVPGLPVLILSQYVEQVYARELLSDRAGGIGYLLKDRVGEVREFVDAVRRVAAGGTVMDPEVVAQLLSGGRRAQLAGLTPREREVLAVMAEGRSNAAIAGQMVITEKAVSKHINSIFAKLDLPPSEDDHRRVLAVLTYLGGNDGQA; encoded by the coding sequence GTGCGGGTCGTGATAGCCGAAGACCTGGTGCTGCTGCGCGACGGGCTGGTCCGGATGCTGACCGCGTACGGCTTCGAGGTGGTCGCCGCCGTCGACGACGGCGCCGGCCTGGCCGAGACGCTGGTGTCGGTGCGGCCGGACGTGGCCGTGGTTGACGTGCGCCTGCCGCCCACCTTCACCGACGAGGGGGTGCGCGCCGTGATCGCCGCCCGCCGGGCCGTGCCGGGGCTGCCGGTGTTGATCCTGTCCCAGTACGTCGAGCAGGTCTACGCCCGGGAACTGCTCTCCGACCGGGCGGGCGGGATCGGCTACCTGCTCAAGGACCGGGTGGGGGAGGTCCGCGAATTCGTCGACGCGGTGCGCCGAGTCGCCGCCGGGGGCACGGTGATGGATCCCGAGGTGGTGGCGCAGCTGCTGAGCGGCGGGCGGCGGGCCCAACTCGCCGGCCTGACCCCGCGCGAGCGGGAGGTGCTCGCCGTCATGGCCGAAGGGCGGTCCAACGCCGCCATCGCCGGCCAGATGGTGATCACCGAGAAGGCGGTGAGCAAGCACATCAACAGCATCTTCGCCAAGCTCGATCTCCCGCCGTCGGAGGACGACCACCGGCGGGTGCTGGCGGTTTTGACGTACCTCGGAGGCAATGATGGCCAGGCGTAG
- a CDS encoding MMPL family transporter, which translates to MFERWGTAVVRHPVRVILAWLVAVIALGGASFAVLGVDGPAAVMGSNEADFLPDSYESAKAAKVAERAFPTPDDAGATAVLVLSRADDAALSVTDQAKVGELVAALDAARIAGVRTVSTSAQALSPNGKVQLARVAFTKSASHETTLAAVGDLRSKTQDLVRGTGLRAGYTGEAAAAKDSEILDILVSVGMVVMIVILLVVIFRSPWIALLNVLIIALVGQGVVALLALVAKAAGMQLDASVTGLLPVVLFGVGTDYVVFLLFRYRERLRLGEDRRTAMVSALGRVGEAIAVSALAVAVSFGALLLSGFGSFRILGPALAVAVLVMVFAGLTLIPAVFALLGHRAFWPSKKWRHEPHAGLAARTGALVARRPALVALASIAALTALGAGALGYQASYDLGSLPSGTESARALDQLRSGFPAGTLSPTSIYLSGPGLTEATATAYAQKLTEVPIVGGVGGVRVNGDVAQVDLLLSADPLSEKAMDEVERDLRPAAHAAAPAGTTAYVGGETATFADVRDVVSADMKVIFPVAGALIGLVLLLMLRGLLAPVYLLGAVVAGFVATLGASVLAFQGLAGEPGLAFTLPLIVYMFVASIGTDYNILIIARIREELREGRSRREAVALALRHAGPPVAAAGVILAASFAALVVSATLAQVGFAVAVGILLSTFVLSWLLVPALTALFGRFAFWPARVRPQARPAPPTRPERSPELV; encoded by the coding sequence GTGTTCGAGCGATGGGGGACGGCGGTGGTCCGCCACCCGGTCCGGGTGATTCTCGCCTGGCTGGTGGCGGTCATCGCCTTGGGCGGCGCGAGTTTCGCCGTCCTGGGCGTGGACGGACCGGCCGCGGTCATGGGCAGCAACGAGGCCGATTTCCTGCCCGACAGCTACGAGTCGGCCAAGGCGGCGAAGGTCGCCGAGCGGGCGTTCCCGACGCCGGACGACGCGGGCGCCACCGCCGTACTGGTTCTGTCCCGGGCTGACGATGCGGCCCTGAGCGTCACCGACCAGGCGAAGGTGGGGGAGCTGGTGGCCGCGTTGGACGCGGCCCGGATCGCTGGTGTCCGTACGGTCAGCACCTCGGCCCAGGCGCTCTCACCGAACGGCAAGGTGCAGTTGGCGCGGGTGGCGTTCACCAAATCGGCCAGCCATGAAACCACCCTGGCCGCGGTCGGCGATCTGCGATCGAAGACCCAGGACCTGGTCCGGGGCACCGGGCTGCGGGCCGGCTACACCGGAGAGGCCGCCGCGGCCAAGGACAGCGAGATCCTCGACATCCTGGTCAGTGTCGGCATGGTCGTCATGATCGTGATCCTGCTGGTCGTCATCTTCCGTAGCCCGTGGATCGCGCTACTCAACGTGCTGATCATCGCGCTGGTCGGGCAGGGCGTGGTGGCACTGCTCGCGCTGGTCGCCAAGGCGGCCGGGATGCAGCTCGACGCCTCGGTCACCGGCCTGCTGCCGGTCGTGCTCTTCGGCGTCGGCACCGACTACGTGGTCTTCCTGCTGTTCCGGTACCGGGAGCGGCTGCGCCTCGGCGAGGACCGGCGTACCGCCATGGTCTCCGCGCTCGGCCGGGTCGGCGAGGCCATCGCCGTCTCCGCCCTCGCCGTCGCGGTCTCCTTCGGCGCGCTGCTGCTGTCCGGGTTCGGCTCGTTCCGGATCCTCGGCCCGGCGCTCGCGGTGGCCGTACTCGTGATGGTGTTCGCCGGACTGACCCTGATCCCGGCGGTGTTCGCGCTGCTCGGACACCGGGCGTTCTGGCCGTCGAAGAAGTGGCGGCACGAGCCGCACGCCGGGCTGGCAGCCCGGACCGGCGCACTGGTGGCCCGCCGGCCGGCCCTCGTCGCGCTGGCCTCGATCGCGGCCCTGACGGCGCTCGGGGCCGGGGCGCTCGGCTACCAGGCCAGCTACGACCTGGGATCGCTGCCCAGCGGTACGGAATCGGCCCGCGCACTGGACCAGTTGCGGTCCGGGTTCCCGGCGGGCACCCTGAGCCCGACCTCGATCTACCTGAGCGGGCCGGGTCTGACCGAGGCGACCGCGACGGCGTATGCGCAGAAGCTCACCGAGGTGCCGATCGTCGGTGGCGTCGGCGGGGTCCGGGTCAACGGCGACGTCGCCCAGGTCGACCTGCTGCTGTCGGCCGATCCGCTCAGCGAGAAGGCGATGGACGAGGTCGAGCGCGACCTGCGGCCGGCCGCGCACGCCGCCGCGCCGGCGGGCACCACCGCTTACGTGGGCGGGGAGACCGCCACCTTCGCCGACGTGCGGGACGTGGTCAGCGCGGACATGAAGGTGATCTTCCCGGTGGCCGGCGCGCTGATCGGCCTGGTGCTGCTGCTGATGCTGCGGGGCCTGCTCGCCCCGGTGTACCTGCTCGGTGCGGTGGTCGCCGGTTTCGTCGCCACGCTGGGCGCCTCGGTGCTGGCCTTCCAGGGGCTCGCCGGGGAGCCGGGGCTGGCCTTCACCCTGCCGCTGATCGTCTACATGTTCGTCGCCTCGATCGGCACCGACTACAACATCCTGATCATCGCCCGGATCCGGGAGGAATTGCGGGAGGGCCGCTCCCGGCGGGAGGCGGTAGCGCTCGCGCTGCGCCACGCCGGCCCTCCGGTCGCGGCTGCCGGCGTGATCCTCGCCGCGTCCTTCGCGGCGCTGGTCGTCTCCGCGACGCTGGCCCAGGTCGGCTTTGCCGTGGCGGTCGGGATCCTGCTGTCCACGTTCGTCCTGTCCTGGCTGCTGGTGCCAGCGCTGACCGCGCTGTTCGGCCGGTTCGCGTTCTGGCCGGCACGGGTGCGCCCACAAGCCCGCCCGGCCCCGCCCACCCGCCCGGAGCGTTCGCCCGAACTGGTCTGA
- a CDS encoding MarR family winged helix-turn-helix transcriptional regulator, with translation MEKPPEKTAASWESLPSWLLTQTASHAHRLVADGFSSVGARGYHYRLLATLEEFGPASQATLGRRSGIHLSDMVAAINELADHKLVERTSDPADRRRNIITLTAVGKRQLRRLEKRLAETQGELLAPLSPEERQRLTELLSRLLDHHNRRTGNPEEPWR, from the coding sequence ATGGAGAAACCACCCGAGAAGACGGCCGCCAGCTGGGAGAGCTTGCCCAGCTGGCTGCTCACCCAGACCGCCAGCCATGCGCACCGCCTGGTGGCCGACGGGTTTTCGTCCGTCGGCGCCCGCGGCTACCACTACCGGCTGCTGGCGACGCTGGAGGAGTTCGGGCCAGCCAGCCAGGCCACGCTGGGCCGCCGTAGCGGCATCCACCTCAGCGACATGGTGGCGGCAATCAACGAACTCGCCGATCACAAACTGGTCGAGCGCACCTCGGACCCCGCCGATCGGCGGCGCAACATCATCACGCTGACCGCCGTGGGCAAGCGGCAGCTGCGGCGACTGGAGAAGCGGCTGGCCGAAACCCAGGGCGAACTGCTGGCTCCGCTGTCACCCGAGGAGCGGCAACGGCTGACCGAGCTGCTGTCCAGGCTGTTGGACCACCACAACCGGCGAACCGGCAACCCCGAAGAGCCGTGGCGCTGA
- a CDS encoding nuclear transport factor 2 family protein, giving the protein MTSTETMIRALADRAELADLVVRHSLWIDEGRYDETDRLFTEDVVVNSPRGQAHGIQALIELVRSGHDTYARTLHSKSNLVIEVDGETATVRAHDIAVFVLDDRTEAIAAGIHRYGARRTEDGWRFDRLVVTPVALTEAIGRVL; this is encoded by the coding sequence ATGACCAGCACCGAAACCATGATCCGCGCACTCGCCGACCGCGCCGAACTTGCCGACCTGGTCGTCCGCCACAGCTTGTGGATCGACGAAGGGCGCTACGACGAGACCGACCGGCTCTTCACCGAGGACGTCGTCGTCAACTCCCCGCGCGGGCAGGCCCACGGCATCCAGGCGCTCATCGAACTCGTACGCTCGGGCCACGACACGTATGCCCGCACCCTGCACAGCAAGTCCAACCTTGTCATCGAGGTCGACGGCGAGACCGCCACAGTGCGGGCCCACGACATCGCCGTGTTCGTCCTGGACGACAGGACCGAGGCCATCGCGGCCGGGATCCACCGCTACGGGGCGCGCCGAACCGAGGACGGCTGGCGCTTCGACCGCCTCGTGGTCACCCCGGTCGCACTGACCGAGGCCATCGGGCGGGTTCTCTAG
- a CDS encoding YeiH family protein — MTSVETHTRPASQITAAVPAAVAAGIALLISSLFPLVGPLLIALALGAIAANTAISGLPVMKGHAKTTKLLLRLGVVLLGLKLPVQEILDIGPGGLAVVVLTVTVTYFSTIIVGDRLGLDKGFVTLLAAGFSICGAAAIAAVDDTVRAKQRFVALAVAMVTVFGSAMILLVPWLAGVLGLTAEQAAFWAGASIHEVAQVVAAASIIGPSALAVGTTAKLGRVVLLAPMYAVASRRGDRAAGQRAPLVPWFVIGFAVAVAVRSLDLLSTGALSWSNGATTFLLAAGMFGLGMGIRVKEIWPLPLNAFLLACASTLVAAGTSLALIVGVM; from the coding sequence ATGACCTCGGTGGAGACACACACGCGCCCTGCGAGCCAAATCACGGCAGCGGTGCCCGCAGCTGTCGCAGCAGGTATCGCGTTGCTCATCAGTTCTCTGTTTCCCCTGGTCGGTCCCTTGCTCATCGCGCTGGCACTTGGAGCGATAGCGGCAAACACGGCGATCTCGGGGCTGCCGGTGATGAAGGGGCACGCCAAGACAACGAAGCTGCTTCTCCGCCTCGGCGTCGTCTTGTTGGGACTGAAGCTGCCCGTGCAGGAGATCTTGGATATTGGGCCGGGTGGTCTCGCCGTTGTGGTGCTGACGGTCACGGTCACCTACTTCTCGACGATCATCGTTGGTGACCGCCTGGGACTGGACAAGGGATTCGTGACTCTCCTGGCAGCCGGCTTCTCGATCTGTGGTGCTGCCGCGATCGCTGCCGTGGATGACACTGTCCGGGCCAAGCAGCGGTTCGTGGCGCTCGCGGTGGCCATGGTGACGGTGTTCGGCAGCGCGATGATCCTGCTGGTGCCGTGGCTGGCGGGCGTCCTCGGTCTGACCGCCGAGCAGGCGGCGTTCTGGGCTGGGGCGAGCATCCACGAGGTCGCCCAGGTGGTCGCAGCGGCGTCGATCATCGGGCCGAGCGCCCTGGCGGTTGGGACGACCGCGAAACTCGGGCGAGTGGTACTGCTTGCTCCGATGTACGCCGTCGCGTCACGTCGCGGTGACCGCGCCGCCGGCCAGAGGGCGCCGCTCGTTCCGTGGTTCGTGATCGGGTTCGCCGTCGCGGTGGCGGTGCGTTCGCTGGATCTGCTGTCCACAGGAGCTCTGTCGTGGTCGAACGGGGCGACGACGTTTCTGCTGGCTGCCGGGATGTTCGGTCTCGGTATGGGGATCCGGGTCAAGGAGATCTGGCCTCTGCCGCTGAACGCCTTCCTTCTGGCTTGCGCTTCTACCCTGGTCGCGGCCGGAACCTCGCTGGCGCTGATCGTCGGAGTCATGTGA
- a CDS encoding cytochrome c biogenesis CcdA family protein, with protein sequence MELGVLGAFLGGVLTLLSPCSVMLLPAFFSYAFASPATLVSRTGVFYLGLITTLVPLGVLAGTVGAFVNQHRGMFVTVAATVVIVLGLIMLANIPIPVLSRNGMEGTSSASVYALGTVYGLAGVCAGPLLGAVLTIAAVGGNAFYGGIVLLVFAAGMALPLLVLALLWGRLPFVRQLVRPRGISVGRWRQTWAGIISGTLTVTIGILLLATDGTTSLGGVLAASDQARLENWVRQKTESVPDLLVAAIVIGGAVAARILIGIWRKGHAAAAPQHQAGAGEPPRP encoded by the coding sequence GTGGAACTGGGAGTGCTCGGCGCGTTTCTCGGGGGTGTGTTGACCCTGCTCAGCCCCTGCTCCGTGATGCTGCTGCCGGCATTCTTCTCCTATGCGTTCGCCAGTCCTGCCACGCTGGTCAGCCGCACCGGCGTGTTCTACCTGGGGTTGATCACCACCCTCGTGCCCCTGGGAGTGCTTGCCGGCACAGTGGGCGCGTTCGTCAACCAGCACCGTGGCATGTTCGTTACCGTCGCGGCAACCGTGGTGATCGTGCTCGGGCTGATCATGCTGGCCAACATCCCGATTCCGGTCCTTTCCCGTAACGGGATGGAGGGAACATCGTCAGCATCCGTCTACGCCCTCGGCACGGTCTACGGCCTCGCCGGCGTCTGCGCTGGCCCTCTGCTGGGCGCGGTGCTGACCATCGCCGCCGTCGGCGGCAACGCCTTCTACGGCGGCATCGTCCTGCTCGTCTTCGCCGCCGGCATGGCTCTTCCGCTGCTCGTCCTGGCCCTGTTGTGGGGACGGCTGCCGTTCGTACGCCAGCTCGTCCGCCCGCGCGGAATCAGCGTGGGGCGGTGGCGCCAGACCTGGGCCGGGATCATCAGCGGTACGCTCACCGTCACGATCGGAATCCTGCTCCTGGCCACCGACGGCACCACGTCGCTGGGCGGCGTCCTCGCCGCCTCCGATCAGGCCAGACTCGAAAACTGGGTACGGCAGAAAACTGAATCCGTACCCGACCTGCTCGTAGCCGCGATCGTGATCGGCGGTGCCGTCGCCGCACGCATCCTCATCGGCATCTGGCGGAAGGGCCACGCCGCCGCTGCGCCGCAACACCAGGCCGGAGCCGGCGAACCGCCCCGCCCGTGA
- a CDS encoding epoxide hydrolase family protein produces the protein MIKSFRIDIPQADLDDLTDRLARTRWPNEVADAGWDYGFPLARLKELAEYWRTGYDWREHEAKLNELPHFTTEIDGQNIHFVHIRSSKPDALALILTHGWPGSFLEFLDVIEPLSRDFHLVIPSIPGFGFSGPTSERGWDAVRVARAWAELMRRLGYERYGAQGGDFGAGISTALGAVAPEQVVGVHVNYLPTRPDPDVEVSEADEARLDKVRQLMANRPPYQALQALTPQTIGYALTDSPVGQLVWIAERFAQWTDPATPVSDDRMLTDISLYWLTATAASSGRFHHDAPRGSQQPCRVPLGVAVFAHDITLSVRPLAERLYDIRHWSEFDRGGHFAAMEVPDLLAEDIRDFFLTHIK, from the coding sequence ATGATCAAGTCGTTCCGCATCGACATTCCTCAGGCCGACCTCGACGACCTGACCGACCGGCTCGCCCGCACCCGTTGGCCCAACGAGGTCGCCGACGCCGGGTGGGACTACGGCTTCCCGCTGGCGCGGCTGAAGGAACTGGCCGAATACTGGCGCACCGGCTACGACTGGCGCGAGCACGAGGCCAAGCTCAACGAGCTTCCGCACTTCACCACCGAGATCGACGGCCAGAACATCCATTTCGTCCACATCCGGTCTTCGAAACCGGACGCGCTCGCGCTGATCCTCACCCACGGCTGGCCCGGTTCGTTCCTGGAGTTCCTCGACGTGATCGAGCCGCTGTCGCGCGACTTCCACCTGGTGATTCCGTCCATCCCTGGCTTCGGGTTCTCCGGGCCGACCAGCGAGCGCGGCTGGGACGCCGTCCGGGTCGCCAGGGCCTGGGCTGAGCTGATGCGCCGCCTGGGGTACGAGCGCTATGGCGCGCAGGGCGGCGACTTCGGCGCGGGCATCTCCACGGCGCTCGGCGCGGTGGCACCCGAGCAGGTCGTCGGCGTGCACGTCAACTACCTGCCGACCCGTCCGGACCCCGACGTCGAGGTGTCCGAAGCGGATGAGGCCCGACTCGACAAGGTCAGGCAGCTGATGGCAAACCGCCCGCCGTACCAGGCCCTGCAGGCGCTCACCCCGCAGACCATCGGCTACGCGCTGACCGACTCGCCGGTCGGCCAGCTGGTCTGGATCGCCGAGCGGTTCGCACAGTGGACCGACCCCGCCACACCGGTCAGCGACGATCGGATGCTCACCGACATCTCGCTGTACTGGCTGACCGCGACCGCGGCCTCCTCGGGCCGGTTCCACCACGACGCCCCACGAGGGAGCCAGCAGCCGTGCCGCGTGCCACTCGGCGTGGCGGTATTCGCGCACGACATCACGCTGTCGGTACGACCGCTCGCCGAGCGGCTGTACGACATCAGGCACTGGTCTGAGTTCGACCGTGGCGGCCACTTCGCCGCGATGGAGGTGCCGGACCTGCTCGCCGAGGACATCCGGGACTTCTTCCTCACCCACATCAAGTGA
- a CDS encoding DsbA family protein: protein MKRFSQAVRVAYAEHRRSRRLRVVLAAFVVFLGVVVAAQLTPGRSPATAPSTGEGANGTRNAGDFALVRRDPNDSMAVGDVDAPVVLVQWTDMRCPYCAVFNRETLPPLLREYVQTGKARIEVRDVAYFGEQSTDGAVAARAAGNQGKFFAYLSAVYADVPAGVHPDLPRERLIAYARKAGVPDIERFTADLTDAELHAAVRDSHATAEQLGVTSVPFFVVGDSALAGAQPIEVFRKFLDDAIAKAR from the coding sequence GTGAAAAGATTCAGCCAGGCGGTGCGGGTGGCGTACGCGGAGCATCGCCGGTCCCGGCGCCTCAGGGTCGTCCTCGCCGCGTTCGTCGTCTTTCTCGGTGTGGTGGTGGCCGCTCAGCTCACACCCGGCCGAAGCCCTGCCACCGCGCCGTCGACAGGTGAGGGCGCGAACGGCACGAGGAACGCCGGCGATTTCGCGCTGGTGCGTCGCGATCCGAACGACTCGATGGCTGTCGGCGACGTGGACGCGCCGGTGGTCCTGGTCCAGTGGACCGACATGCGGTGCCCGTACTGCGCGGTGTTCAACCGGGAGACGCTGCCCCCGCTGCTGCGGGAGTACGTGCAGACGGGCAAGGCTCGTATCGAGGTTCGTGACGTGGCCTATTTCGGAGAGCAGTCCACGGATGGTGCCGTCGCCGCACGGGCCGCCGGCAACCAGGGCAAGTTCTTCGCCTACCTCAGCGCGGTGTACGCGGATGTCCCCGCGGGCGTACACCCTGATCTGCCCCGTGAGCGATTGATCGCCTACGCGCGCAAGGCCGGTGTGCCCGACATCGAACGGTTCACCGCGGACCTGACCGACGCCGAACTGCACGCAGCGGTGCGGGACAGCCACGCCACGGCCGAACAGTTGGGTGTCACCAGCGTCCCCTTCTTCGTGGTTGGCGACAGCGCGCTGGCCGGAGCGCAGCCGATCGAGGTGTTCCGCAAGTTCCTGGACGACGCGATCGCGAAGGCGCGGTAG
- a CDS encoding sensor histidine kinase — MKQMIKRVRREQAHLLASLRLAAVCLVLFASTAVTLAVTGGLGLPPYLQVLRRGRRVADWQRGRAGAVLGDPVPSPYRALPKGLAERTRTVLTDRATWRDLGWMFGQTTIGLVFGVLGPALWLAGAFGLLMPAVRAALPPEIVFQYNGLTVDGPAAAWAAVPIGVLCLAAGYLLPRFLIRAEARFARWLLAPTAEARLSARVEQLTETRAEAIDASAVELRRIERDLHDGAQARLVALSMNLGMAEDLFDSDPATARSMLTDARAGAHTAMSELRDLVRGIHPPLLADRGLPGALQALALGSPIPVDLDTRLARRLAAPVESAAYFVVAEALTNAIKHSGAERITIQVVDDGRRLRLCVRDDGRGGADPAGGTGLRGIERRLAAFDGTIRVSSPPGGPTELIAELPCGS; from the coding sequence ATGAAGCAGATGATCAAGCGTGTCCGGCGCGAGCAGGCGCACCTGCTGGCCAGTCTCAGGCTGGCCGCGGTGTGTCTGGTGCTGTTCGCGTCGACCGCGGTCACCCTGGCCGTCACCGGTGGGCTCGGGCTGCCGCCCTACCTTCAGGTGCTGCGCCGTGGCCGGCGGGTCGCGGACTGGCAGCGCGGCCGTGCCGGTGCTGTGCTCGGCGATCCGGTCCCATCGCCATACCGGGCGCTGCCCAAAGGCCTGGCGGAGCGGACCCGGACGGTGCTGACCGATCGGGCGACCTGGCGGGATCTCGGCTGGATGTTCGGCCAGACGACGATCGGCCTGGTGTTCGGCGTCCTCGGTCCGGCGCTGTGGCTGGCCGGGGCGTTCGGCCTGCTCATGCCGGCGGTGCGCGCAGCGCTGCCACCAGAGATCGTGTTCCAGTACAACGGTCTCACCGTCGACGGGCCGGCAGCCGCCTGGGCGGCTGTGCCGATCGGTGTCCTGTGCCTGGCGGCGGGCTATCTGCTACCCCGGTTCCTGATCCGGGCCGAGGCACGGTTCGCCCGGTGGCTGCTCGCGCCGACCGCCGAGGCCAGGCTGTCGGCACGGGTCGAGCAGCTCACCGAGACGCGGGCCGAGGCGATTGACGCCTCCGCCGTCGAGTTGCGCCGCATCGAGCGCGACCTGCATGACGGTGCCCAGGCCCGGCTGGTCGCGCTGAGCATGAACCTGGGCATGGCCGAGGACCTGTTCGACAGCGACCCGGCCACCGCGCGGTCGATGCTCACCGACGCTCGGGCCGGGGCACACACCGCGATGAGTGAACTGCGCGACCTGGTGCGGGGCATCCACCCACCGCTGCTCGCCGACCGCGGCCTGCCCGGTGCGCTCCAAGCGCTCGCGCTGGGCAGTCCGATCCCGGTCGACCTCGATACACGGCTGGCGCGCCGGTTGGCCGCGCCGGTCGAGTCGGCCGCCTACTTCGTAGTGGCCGAGGCGCTGACCAACGCCATCAAGCACAGCGGGGCGGAGCGGATCACGATCCAGGTGGTCGACGACGGGCGCCGGCTGCGACTGTGCGTGCGCGACGACGGGCGGGGCGGCGCCGACCCGGCCGGCGGCACCGGCCTGCGCGGGATCGAGCGGCGGCTGGCGGCCTTCGACGGCACGATCCGGGTCAGCAGCCCGCCCGGCGGGCCCACCGAGCTGATCGCGGAGTTGCCGTGCGGGTCGTGA
- a CDS encoding GntR family transcriptional regulator, whose translation MANTASAAERAYQAIRDGILNGVYPTGTMLGEEVLATEIGVSRTPVRTALARLQDEGWIVIYPKRGALVQGLSERAVADLADARLILESTAASRASAEAREMLAERLCRLIAAQRAAFKADDVRRFIELTIEFHRIFVEAAGNDVLLELNDRLADRQRFLLFSYGDRLLARCADIIVEHETLAERLRTGDGAGFADALRKHLVDTYGTQIGELPRSFRSTAPTAGGR comes from the coding sequence TTGGCGAACACCGCGAGTGCAGCCGAACGCGCCTACCAAGCGATTCGCGATGGCATTCTCAACGGCGTCTACCCGACGGGGACGATGCTCGGCGAGGAGGTCCTGGCCACCGAGATCGGTGTTAGCCGCACCCCGGTACGGACCGCGCTCGCTCGATTGCAGGACGAGGGTTGGATCGTCATCTACCCCAAGCGTGGCGCGCTCGTTCAGGGACTCAGCGAGCGGGCGGTGGCAGACCTGGCGGACGCCCGCCTGATCCTGGAGTCCACCGCGGCCAGCCGGGCCAGTGCCGAGGCCAGGGAGATGCTCGCCGAGCGCCTGTGCCGGTTGATCGCGGCACAGCGTGCGGCGTTCAAGGCCGATGACGTCCGGCGTTTCATCGAGTTGACGATCGAGTTCCATCGTATTTTCGTGGAAGCGGCGGGCAACGACGTCCTGCTTGAGCTCAACGACCGGCTAGCCGACCGGCAGCGATTCCTGCTGTTCAGCTACGGCGACCGGCTCCTCGCCCGGTGCGCCGACATCATCGTCGAGCATGAGACCCTCGCCGAGCGCCTGCGCACCGGTGATGGCGCTGGGTTCGCTGATGCTCTGCGAAAGCATCTGGTCGACACCTACGGCACCCAGATCGGCGAGCTCCCCCGTAGTTTCCGGTCGACGGCGCCGACGGCCGGCGGCAGGTAA